From a single Nitrospirota bacterium genomic region:
- a CDS encoding TrpB-like pyridoxal phosphate-dependent enzyme — MEVNIVNETKIFLSEDEMPTHWYNILADFPKPLPPVLHPGTGKPIGPDDLAPLFPMELILQEVSQERFIEIPQEVRDVYRLWRPTPLVRARRWEKALGTPAKIYYKWEGVSPAGSHKPNTAVAQAYYNKKAGITRLTTETGAGQWGSALAFACNLFGIECKVYMVRVSYDQKPYRRIMMEAWGAKCIPSPSNHTSAGRNVLERDPDSPGSLGIAISEAVEEAAKREDTKYSLGSVLNHVMLHQTVIGLESIRQFEKAGEYPDVVIGCAGGGSNFAGFAIPFVRDKIVDGRKVKVIAVEPTACPSLTKGLYRYDFGDTACTTPLIKMYTLGHDFMPAPIHAGGLRYHGMAPIVCHMYDLGLIEARAYHQNPVFEAALSFTKAEGHLPAPETAHAVRAAMDEALKCKETGEPRVIAFNASGHGHFDLTSYQKYMAGELKDFEYPEDELKRSLRNLPKTGNE; from the coding sequence ATGGAGGTAAATATTGTGAACGAGACCAAAATATTCCTGTCTGAAGATGAGATGCCTACCCATTGGTACAATATCCTTGCTGATTTTCCAAAACCCTTGCCGCCGGTGCTTCATCCGGGAACAGGGAAGCCAATTGGACCTGATGATTTAGCCCCTCTCTTTCCAATGGAGTTGATTCTGCAGGAGGTAAGTCAGGAGCGCTTCATAGAGATACCGCAGGAAGTAAGGGATGTATACAGACTGTGGCGCCCCACCCCCCTTGTACGGGCGAGGCGTTGGGAAAAGGCCCTTGGAACACCGGCTAAAATCTACTACAAGTGGGAAGGGGTCAGCCCTGCCGGAAGCCACAAGCCTAATACTGCCGTTGCCCAGGCGTATTATAACAAAAAGGCCGGCATTACAAGGCTTACAACGGAGACAGGGGCAGGTCAGTGGGGGAGTGCGCTTGCCTTTGCCTGCAATCTGTTTGGAATAGAATGCAAGGTCTATATGGTTCGCGTGAGCTATGACCAGAAACCCTATCGCCGCATCATGATGGAAGCGTGGGGAGCAAAGTGTATCCCAAGTCCCAGCAATCATACCTCTGCGGGGAGAAATGTCCTGGAAAGAGATCCTGATTCCCCTGGCTCACTCGGAATTGCAATCAGCGAGGCGGTTGAAGAGGCGGCAAAGCGGGAAGACACTAAATATTCGCTTGGCAGTGTGTTAAACCATGTGATGCTTCACCAGACGGTTATCGGCCTTGAGTCAATCAGGCAGTTTGAAAAGGCCGGCGAATACCCTGATGTTGTCATAGGCTGTGCCGGAGGCGGGTCCAATTTTGCAGGATTTGCGATTCCCTTTGTCAGAGACAAGATTGTTGACGGAAGGAAGGTAAAGGTGATCGCCGTTGAACCTACGGCATGTCCTTCCCTGACCAAAGGCCTCTACAGATATGATTTCGGGGATACTGCATGCACTACACCATTGATCAAGATGTATACCCTTGGACACGATTTTATGCCAGCCCCGATCCATGCCGGAGGTCTTCGGTATCATGGCATGGCCCCGATAGTTTGCCATATGTATGACCTGGGCCTGATCGAGGCAAGGGCCTACCATCAGAATCCTGTTTTTGAAGCTGCCCTCAGTTTTACGAAGGCTGAGGGGCACCTTCCGGCACCTGAAACTGCGCATGCTGTCAGGGCCGCTATGGATGAGGCACTGAAATGTAAAGAGACAGGAGAGCCCAGGGTTATAGCATTCAACGCAAGCGGACATGGGCACTTTGACCTGACATCATATCAGAAGTATATGGCTGGTGAGTTGAAGGATTTTGAATATCCTGAGGACGAGCTCAAACGGTCGCTCAGAAATCTTCCTAAAACGGGTAATGAGTAA